The Fulvitalea axinellae genomic interval CTTCTAGTCCCGCAAACGACAAAATTAAAAAAGAGCCCTCAGGAATCATCATTCGCAGTGGCAAAATCATGGAATCAAGTTTTGATAAGCAAGAACGAATATATTTTTCCATCTTTTATTCCTGAGAGGGGTGGGGTGGCTTCGGACTTACGGGCCAGCGTGATTTTGTTTGCGCAAAGCCGGAATTCAATTTGGGCGGGGGTTTAGGTTGATGAATAGAAAAATATTATTTTTGCCCGCTCACAGTGGAGCGCCGTTTGATGTTTTTGCGCAAGTGAAAAACTTTTGCGAAAGCAGAAAGTAGTTCCGCTAGGCGATGAATTAACCCCTGTCATATGACTGATGAAATAAATAACGAAGAGAGGAAATCCCTCAACTTTTTGGAAGAGATCATCGAGGAGGATCTCAAGTCCAACGTGAACAATGGCGAGGTGTATACCCGCTTTCCGCCCGAGCCGAACGGCTACCTGCACATCGGGCACACCAAAGCCATTTACATCAATTTCTCCACTGCCCAACGTTATGGCGGTAAAACAAACTTGCGTTTTGACGACACCAACCCGGTGAAAGAGGAAACCGAGTATGTTGAAGCCATCAAGAAGGATATTCAATGGTTGGGATACCAATGGGAGAAGGAGTGCTATACCTCGGATTATTTCGATCAGTTGTACGCCTGGGCCGTTGAGATCATCAAACTGGGCAAAGCCTATGTTGACGAGCAGACGCCTGCGCAAATCGCGGAGCAAAAAGGAACGCCTACCGAAGCCGGAAAACACAGTCCGTACCGTGACCGCCCGGTGGAAGAGAACTTGGAGCTTTTCGAGAAAATGAAGAATGGCGAGATGCCCGAGGGCGCTATGGTGCTCCGTGCCAAAATCGACATGACTTCGCCGAATATGCATATGCGTGACCCGATCATGTACCGGATCATCGACGCGGCGCACCACCGTACTGGCGATAAGTGGAAAATCTACCCTATGTATGACTGGGCGCACGGACAGAGCGATTACATAGAGGGAATCACGAACTCGATGTGTTCGTTGGAATTCAAGGTTCACCGTCCGCTTTACGACTGGTACCTTGACCAGATCTACGATCCGTCGAAGATTCGCCCTAAACAGCGTGAGTTCTCCCGCCTTAACCTGAACTATACCGTGATGAGTAAGCGTAAGTTGCTCAAGCTGGTTCAGGACGGCGTGGTAAACGGCTGGGACGATCCGCGTATGCCTACAATTTCTGCATTGCGCCGTCGTGGTTATACGCCAGAGTCGATTCTCGCTTTCTCGGAAAAAGTGGGAGTTACTCGTCGTGAGAATATTATCGACCTGGGCTTGTTGGAATTCTGCGTTCGCGAGGATTTGAACAAGAAAGCCAACCGCGTATTCGGTGTGTTGGATCCGGTGAAAGTGGTTATCGACAACTATCCGGAAGGTCAGAGCGAAATGTTGGAGTTGGAGAATAATCCTGAAGACGAAACCGCGGGCACGCGCCAGGTTCCGTTCGGAAGGGAACTCTACATCGAGCGCGACGACTTTAAGGAAGAGGCTCCGAACCGTAAGTATTTCCGTTTGGCCTTGAATAAGGAAGTTCGCCTGAAGGGCGGTTACATCATCAAGGGCGAAAGTGTGGAGAAAGACGAGGATGGAAACATCACCGTTATTCACTGTACTTATGACGCCGACTCGAAATCGGGAAGCGGAACCGAGGCCAGCATGCGTAAGGTGAAAGGCACCCTGCACTGGGTAAGCGCCGAGCACGCCGTGGACGCCGAAGTACGTATCTACGACCGTTTGTTTATGGATGAGGCTCCGGACGGACACAAGGACAAGGATTATATGGAATTCCTGAATCCGGATTCTTTGAAAACCGTTCACGCCAAGGTTGAGCCTTCGTTGAAAGAGGCTCCGGCGTATGAGCAGTTCCAGTTCCAGCGTTTGGGTTATTTCAATATTGACCCGGATACTACGGAAGACAGATTGATCTTTAACCGTACGGTGACTTTGAAAGACTCATGGGCTAAAAAGCAGAACAAGTAATATGAGGCTATATGTGTTTCATTCTATTGAGAACGCATATTGATTCAAATTCATAAATAAGGAAATAGAAAAGGAGCTTCGGCTCCTTTTTTTGTTGATTTTTTGCCCTGTAGAAGAAAGCGAAGCTATATCGGTCCGCTTTGCGAGAATAGAAAATTTGGGGAAAATACAAATTCGTCGGAAAGAGAAAAGTCTTCGCCGGGAAAGAGTATGGGGACGGTTTCGTCCGCGTGTCTTAGCGGTTGGTCCGGGAAAAAGCTTTCTTCCGGTATAGTCGAATTTGGTCCGAATGTCTCCTGTCTGGCCGTGTGTTCGTCTTCTCGATACCTAGCCCGCTCTTCCCGGAATCCTTTGTAAGTGTCGCTGGTTTTCAAATCGTAAAGGTCCTGAACGGGAGCGTCCAGATTCGCCGGAACCATATAGAAAGTCTCATCCGTGGCGGGTTGCCCTAGATTTCTCAAACCTCTTATCCTACCGGCCAGCGAACTTTGCGGTTGGGAAGCTCTTGTGGTCACGGTCACTCTTTCTTTAAAAAGAAGCTCTTTCTCTTCACGGGTCAAGATGATATCGTCTTCGGCGCGTTTGAGCGGATCGCTCTCTACATCATAAGTAGCGGACGCACTTGGAGGGCTGTAGTTTTTTGAGTTCCAAGTTTGTCTCGCGTCCAATAGCCGAGCCCATTTTCTGGTGCCGAGGCTCACTTCTTCCCGCAAGGGATTCTCAAAATCTTTGGCGACTGATTCCTCCTCGGCGTCAAGCCACGGGCTATGCGCCGGGTCCGAATATCGACTTCTGTTTTGGAGGGAAGAAACCATTCCCCGCTGTGCTTTTGAGGCGTGCTTCAGCATTCGGCCTAATAATACGAATGACGGTTCGGGAAGCACGTGTCCGGTTCTGGCTTTGGATCTATCCTCAGAGACGGCTTCTCCTAATTCGCTCCAATCGTTTTGTGTGGTTTGCGCCCCGGGCAGTGTGTGCGTGGCTTGCGGGCTCCAGTATTCGTCAAACACTCCGAAGGCGTTTTCGGAAATATTGCAGGGCCAGTATATTTGGCTGGAACAGTTTTTTCCTTTCGGTTCCGATTTCGGGCGGATGGCGTCTCTCTCAAAATGAATGGAAGGAATCCGTTCCTGGTGCGGACTTATCGTGACGGAGTGGGAACCGTTGCTGATTTCTCTAAGAAGCGCCGTTCCCGTTTTGGTCAGCAGAAGTTTGGAGACACGGGCCATCACTCCGGTCCGGAATCCGGGAAGCTCTTTGGCGAAAAGCCCGGCACTCTGTTTCGGATTGACCTTGAACGGCCCGCGGCCTTGGAGCAGATGTTGCCACAAGCCTCGGGTATCGAACTGAGCTTCCTGTTCGCTTAGCGTGGGAGCGGATTGCTTCTTTTTGATCATTTCCGCTATCAGCCTTTCCCTTTCGTCCTCGATTTGTTGGGCGAAAGACATCATTGTAGCTTGGTCTTCCCTTACTCGCTGAAACTCAAAAGCGTTGGCCGTTAAGTAGCGGTATGTCCGGTTTTCGGCCAGATGTAACGTGCGGAGGCGCTCTTGGTTCGTTTCCTGACTTTCTCCTCTTAGGCTGGAATAAAGGTCCAGCAGCGCTCCGATTACCCGCAGGTGATCGTCGTTTTGTGAAGCGTCCCCGTCGGTGTCTTGTGGAATTCGGGAAAGGAGTTCCTTTTTCGACCATAGCGCCTGAATCGCCTGTGGCTTCGGCGTAGCCCGGTTTTGATGGCGATGACGGATTGTTTGCTTGAACATGCGGAGTGGATGATGCCGTGACCGCTTCCCGTGGCCACGTTTGCGCTATTTTTGCCGTATTCTTAAAATCATAATGGCTCGGGTATTGTTTTGCCCTTTGGGACCATTGGGAAAAAGGCTAGTTCGGAGCGTCAACGTGTTTATCCATAAGCGAAATATTCGGAACAGAGAGCAGAATACGGGAGCTTCGTCGGGAGTGTCCTTGGATCCGCCGTCCGGTTTTTCGCAACCGGTGCAGGCGATGATGACGGGAGCGGAATTCAAGGAACGGATGAAGGATTCCGGTTTTCATAATCTTGGCCATGTCGAACGGCTATTGAACGTTTACAATGGTTTTTCGGGAGAAATGGAAAAGCCGGATTGGGGAAGGCACCATTTCGCTCTATATATTTTAGAAGAACTCAAAAAGAGTTGTAAAGAATGGCTCGCTAGTTTTTATGTAATGGAAACCCGCACGGGATATTCGCCTGTAATGAAATCGGTTGCGATGCTTCTGGATGATATCAGGGAAGAAAAAGCCAAGTTGATAGGGATAATGGGATCCAGCGGAATTTCCCTTTTTGGTGATGACGCCTTCAGCAGGCAGTTTCCCGAGGTATCGTCCGTAATGGCGAATACGTTTCAGGTATTGTGGGACGATGTCTCCAGTGTATTGAAATTCAGATCAAACGATTTGAGCGAGGAGGGGCTAGAGAAAGCCAAAAACGAGTTTTTTGCGGACCTCCAT includes:
- a CDS encoding glutamine--tRNA ligase/YqeY domain fusion protein; translation: MTDEINNEERKSLNFLEEIIEEDLKSNVNNGEVYTRFPPEPNGYLHIGHTKAIYINFSTAQRYGGKTNLRFDDTNPVKEETEYVEAIKKDIQWLGYQWEKECYTSDYFDQLYAWAVEIIKLGKAYVDEQTPAQIAEQKGTPTEAGKHSPYRDRPVEENLELFEKMKNGEMPEGAMVLRAKIDMTSPNMHMRDPIMYRIIDAAHHRTGDKWKIYPMYDWAHGQSDYIEGITNSMCSLEFKVHRPLYDWYLDQIYDPSKIRPKQREFSRLNLNYTVMSKRKLLKLVQDGVVNGWDDPRMPTISALRRRGYTPESILAFSEKVGVTRRENIIDLGLLEFCVREDLNKKANRVFGVLDPVKVVIDNYPEGQSEMLELENNPEDETAGTRQVPFGRELYIERDDFKEEAPNRKYFRLALNKEVRLKGGYIIKGESVEKDEDGNITVIHCTYDADSKSGSGTEASMRKVKGTLHWVSAEHAVDAEVRIYDRLFMDEAPDGHKDKDYMEFLNPDSLKTVHAKVEPSLKEAPAYEQFQFQRLGYFNIDPDTTEDRLIFNRTVTLKDSWAKKQNK